One genomic region from Kwoniella shivajii chromosome 6, complete sequence encodes:
- a CDS encoding 6-phosphogluconolactonase, protein MPPQPPAPPVFYSFPDTDVLVDSLANFVVKAQRDAVDKRGKFTIALSRGSLAANLRGLVGQKDVQWDKWEVFFCDEAAVALDSEDSNYHSNILSFLSDVPIPPEQIHTVDPSLLDDLEELADQYEKQLIDHFAKSNAARYPTFDLMLLGIGPDGETASLFPGHELLSERDAWVSYLDDAPRGPKRRITMTLPVLTHCYRAVFVVSGNEKAEMLHSILDHPEEGLPCSRVRPASPGLVFFFADSDAANLTKYPPTTFRWIDNEKEAEEAVAAAKIRAARRLAEGEE, encoded by the exons ATGCCTCCTCaacctcctgctcctcctgTCTTTTACTCATTCCCTGACACAGATGTCCTCGTTG ACTCTCTTGCAAACTTCGTCGTAAAAGCTCAACGTGATGCTGTCGACAAAAGAGGGAAATTTACCATTGCCCTATCGCGAGGAAGTTTGGCAGCGAATCTGAGAGGTTTAGTGGGACAGAAGGATGTGCAATGGGATAAATG GGAAGTTTTCTTCTGTGATGAAGCTGCCGTCGCGCTTGATTCAGAAGATTCAAATTACCATTCCAATATACTTTCCTTCTTATCCGACGTACCTATCCCACCTGAACAAATCCATACTGTCGACCCATCGTTACTTGATGATCTGGAAGAACTGGCAGACCAATATGAGAAAcaattgatcgatcatttCGCAAAATCAAATGCTGCTAGATATCCCACATTTGATTTGATGCTGTTGGGTATAGGTCCAGATGGTGAAACAGCTTCTTTGTTCCCTGGGCATGAATTGCTATCGGAAAGAGATGCTTGGGTGTCGTATTTAGACGATGCTCCAAGAGGTCCAAAGAGGAGGATTACCATGAC TCTGCCCGTTCTGACACATTGCTACCGAGCTGTATTTGTAGTATCAGGAAATGAGAAAGCAGAGATGTTGCACTCGATTCTTGATCATCCGGAAGAAGGATTACCTTGTTCTAGAGTACGACCTGC TTCACCCGGATTGGTATTCTTTTTTGCCGATTCAGACGCTGCAAATCTCACCAAATACCCTCCAACGACTTTCAGGTGGATTGACAACgagaaagaagcagaggaagctGTGGCTGCTGCTAAGATAAGAGCAGCCAGGAGGCTGGCCGAAGGTGAAGAGTAG